The Calditerrivibrio nitroreducens DSM 19672 genome window below encodes:
- a CDS encoding vitamin B12-dependent ribonucleotide reductase, with translation MEKIKALLTKEPELSNNAITVLKKRYLKRDSEGKLLETPKEMFQRVAINIAQADLNYNKDADIAETARKFYDIMVDLKFLPNSPTLMNAGKELQQLSACFVLPVEDSLDKIFEAVKYTALIHKSGGGTGFSFSRLRPKDDVVKTTKGVSSGPISFISVFDAATEVIKQGGTRRGANMGILRVDHPDIMDFIYAKKDKTKLTNFNLSVGLTEEFMKAVEEGKDFELINPRDKKVVGKLNARKVFDEMVQLAWEGGDPGIIFLDRINKANPTPKEGEIESTNPCGEQPLLPYESCNLGSINLAKFIKDKKIDWEELKYVIHTSVHFLDNVIDMNKYPIPEIEYMTKKNRKIGLGLMGWADALALLEIPYNSYEGIELAEKVMKFFNDESKIASSKLAEVRGSFPNFEDSIYPEMGFKYLRNATTTTIAPTGTISIIGNASSGVEPYFAIAFYRNVMDNTKLVEVNPYFKQAVKEYGIYSEELMEKIAEKGILKDIPEVPEKLKKIFVTAHEISPIWHVKMQAAFQKYTDNAVSKTVNFSHDATVEDVKNVYLLAYKLGCKGITIYRDGCREDQVINIGTKTEKEKEQMNVEYKATFTPRPRPKILYGKTIEMMTGCGKLYVTINSDENGEPFEVFTSMGKAGGCAQSQCEAIGRLISIVFRSGGAPETIIKQLKGISCHMKFGFGPNQVLSCADAVAKAIEKAVNNPVEIRVISPGVTVDKLLEQAEEKEEVVVKNGACPECGGPIQYLEGCDVCYSCGYSHCS, from the coding sequence ATGGAAAAAATAAAGGCTTTATTGACAAAAGAGCCAGAGTTATCAAACAATGCGATTACCGTTCTGAAGAAAAGATACCTTAAAAGGGATTCAGAAGGTAAATTGTTGGAAACTCCCAAAGAGATGTTCCAGAGGGTTGCGATAAATATTGCCCAGGCTGACTTAAACTACAATAAAGATGCAGATATAGCTGAAACTGCCAGAAAATTTTATGATATAATGGTGGACTTGAAATTCTTACCAAATTCACCCACCCTAATGAATGCTGGAAAGGAACTCCAGCAGCTTTCCGCCTGTTTTGTTTTACCTGTGGAAGATTCTTTAGATAAGATATTTGAGGCTGTAAAATATACAGCATTGATACATAAATCTGGTGGTGGAACAGGTTTTTCTTTTTCAAGGCTAAGACCTAAAGATGATGTTGTGAAGACAACTAAAGGGGTATCCAGCGGCCCCATATCCTTTATATCTGTATTTGATGCTGCTACAGAAGTTATTAAACAGGGTGGCACCAGAAGAGGGGCCAATATGGGTATCCTCAGGGTGGATCATCCGGATATTATGGACTTTATATATGCCAAAAAAGATAAAACAAAACTTACAAACTTCAACCTATCTGTTGGACTTACTGAAGAGTTTATGAAAGCGGTTGAGGAAGGTAAAGATTTTGAGTTGATAAACCCAAGAGATAAAAAAGTAGTCGGGAAACTAAACGCAAGAAAAGTATTTGATGAAATGGTTCAACTGGCCTGGGAGGGTGGTGATCCTGGAATAATCTTTTTAGATAGGATAAATAAAGCAAACCCTACCCCAAAAGAGGGGGAGATAGAAAGTACAAATCCTTGCGGCGAGCAGCCACTTCTCCCTTATGAATCATGTAATTTAGGTTCGATTAATCTTGCCAAATTCATAAAAGATAAAAAAATAGATTGGGAAGAGCTAAAATATGTGATACACACAAGTGTCCATTTTCTTGATAATGTAATCGATATGAACAAGTATCCTATCCCTGAAATAGAATATATGACCAAGAAAAATAGAAAAATAGGGCTTGGTTTAATGGGGTGGGCGGATGCTCTTGCTTTACTGGAGATTCCATACAACAGTTATGAAGGTATAGAATTAGCTGAAAAAGTAATGAAGTTTTTCAATGATGAATCGAAAATTGCATCTTCAAAACTTGCTGAGGTACGAGGTAGCTTTCCAAATTTTGAAGATAGCATATACCCTGAAATGGGATTTAAGTATCTTAGAAATGCCACAACCACGACAATTGCCCCAACAGGTACCATATCTATTATAGGTAACGCATCCAGTGGTGTGGAACCTTATTTTGCCATAGCTTTTTACAGAAATGTTATGGATAATACCAAACTTGTGGAGGTAAATCCATATTTCAAACAGGCAGTAAAAGAATACGGAATTTACTCTGAAGAGCTTATGGAGAAGATTGCTGAAAAGGGGATTTTAAAAGATATTCCAGAAGTTCCTGAAAAATTAAAAAAGATTTTTGTAACAGCCCACGAGATAAGCCCAATTTGGCATGTGAAGATGCAGGCGGCATTTCAGAAATATACCGATAATGCGGTGAGCAAAACGGTAAATTTTTCCCATGATGCAACGGTTGAAGATGTGAAAAATGTATATCTGCTTGCCTACAAACTTGGGTGTAAAGGGATCACCATATACAGAGATGGCTGCAGAGAGGATCAGGTAATAAACATAGGCACCAAGACGGAAAAAGAGAAAGAACAGATGAATGTTGAGTACAAGGCTACATTTACCCCAAGGCCAAGACCAAAGATACTTTATGGTAAAACCATAGAGATGATGACTGGATGTGGTAAATTGTACGTCACTATAAATTCAGATGAAAATGGTGAGCCTTTTGAAGTATTTACCAGTATGGGTAAAGCCGGCGGCTGTGCCCAGAGTCAGTGTGAAGCAATTGGACGGTTAATATCGATAGTGTTCAGAAGTGGTGGAGCTCCGGAGACTATTATCAAACAATTAAAAGGTATCTCATGCCATATGAAATTCGGTTTTGGCCCAAATCAGGTGTTGAGCTGTGCGGATGCTGTTGCTAAGGCTATCGAAAAAGCGGTCAATAATCCTGTGGAAATAAGAGTTATCTCCCCAGGTGTTACTGTGGATAAATTATTGGAGC
- a CDS encoding SbcC/MukB-like Walker B domain-containing protein, with product MNYAKFKTYIDSVIIIGFKLYPNCIFKLDDTFTSIFGKNGVGKTTILDAIQVGIIANQHYIKFNVTTHKDDRTLGDYMYLHTGYILFNVGGTPKKYAFGVRLLKQPDGKVEIKTMVVENTHLTNNDFFNGTMLYTDLNQLHRNIINNYPYATVNFPESIAEYHTYLYEKNIVGINISSKISEFSALYRSISTGILQQSNKILKDILAPPDGKSRNLIETLSKSIKQRNIINQKIIEIREIIKEVQNLIDVSNRYIMISYKYFCTEYNRLIGEKKLLSDEIDNAESELKKIDLELIDYTNRIEAKSSELSTVNSELYKIIENISNTEKHLKAHKDYIEIKNSIKESNKKLENFTLTLEEILKKKHELYNRIDSINPEIIELNEQKSSLKYKIGDLKEHVKKLNELKKHISILENTLFIKLTHKNIDQEIRHWQEIGEKIRNITLINQQINTLEEQISLHKKALTILDDLKRYGLTIEKQDDISATLDKEERRIYELKNTIDNKTLEKKRLETKIETLLKGRIDLPDVLKNYHGRFLYREFNEIPIEESIRIESSLGELKKAVIFKDDIDSDLLRGKDRLYFISEKALEKVVPPVLQEYQDGFLMEDSDGILRYEPKPEFPTIGEVSRKKTAEALKKEIELLEADLKNLHNELLERKLIKEKLTNLISIYEYTEKKDLIEKYEHLIRERDYLESKIQIYNKIKASLDIIKQLISYFGRDDYLHDLEESQRSFDEITNKIKVLEKSSSELKTDYEKNTEIENQTKEKIDLLKRDINKLEGKKEQLETNFPLKVLNGEIDFNVKDSLILEKDALIDRQNRLTKVLDSLKDEKRKLEYHQTITTNKLRDNIEKLKYIEDVTLNLTTEFSLYFNNKTLEPINYNVKKEEFYKLKGVFEEKLSEFLRKNKKDEPTITYIEDKLNESILKVYPYFQSLSKLEDQLNELSRKLKDIETEIKLAIGNFKNNIDQNILKIKGNLHSTNKDLSAIKFGRIRSINISVKEREAYYKLQKVYENNSILSLLESDSIEYDTFVKELAKNLGYSRTIPTDEDILDYRNYFDIFIELKDEHNQTRTKGLSNGENLGTNILIVLAMLTRFIDGSISNKVLPILLDEADRLDSDSIKTLYEIAEEWGLQMIVALPNIPNFNKGIHYQLIAQDNGIVTIHTRFAK from the coding sequence ATGAACTACGCCAAATTTAAAACATATATCGATAGTGTAATAATAATAGGTTTTAAGCTTTATCCAAACTGCATATTCAAGTTGGATGACACCTTCACCTCCATATTCGGTAAAAATGGTGTGGGTAAAACGACAATTCTCGATGCAATTCAGGTGGGTATAATTGCAAACCAGCATTACATAAAATTTAACGTAACCACCCACAAAGATGATAGAACTCTTGGGGACTATATGTATTTACATACAGGATACATACTATTTAACGTTGGAGGTACCCCAAAAAAATATGCATTCGGTGTCAGACTGTTGAAACAACCCGACGGTAAGGTGGAAATAAAAACTATGGTGGTTGAAAACACTCACCTAACAAACAATGATTTTTTCAATGGAACAATGCTTTACACAGACTTAAACCAGCTTCATAGGAACATAATCAACAATTACCCGTATGCCACTGTTAACTTTCCTGAATCAATTGCAGAATATCATACATATTTATATGAAAAAAATATAGTGGGGATAAATATTTCATCAAAGATCTCCGAATTTTCAGCCCTCTACAGATCAATATCCACAGGGATACTACAGCAAAGTAACAAGATTTTAAAAGATATCTTAGCTCCTCCTGATGGAAAATCAAGAAACCTCATCGAAACATTAAGTAAAAGTATAAAACAGAGAAATATTATAAATCAAAAAATAATTGAGATAAGAGAGATCATAAAAGAAGTACAAAATCTTATAGATGTATCAAATCGGTATATAATGATCTCATACAAATATTTCTGCACAGAATACAACAGATTAATCGGCGAAAAAAAACTTTTATCTGATGAAATAGACAATGCTGAATCGGAATTAAAAAAGATAGATCTTGAGTTGATCGATTATACAAACAGGATAGAAGCAAAAAGCTCAGAATTATCAACTGTCAACAGCGAACTTTACAAAATTATTGAGAATATTTCAAATACAGAAAAACATTTAAAAGCCCACAAAGATTACATAGAAATAAAAAACTCAATTAAAGAAAGTAACAAAAAACTCGAAAATTTCACTTTAACCCTCGAAGAGATCTTGAAAAAAAAGCATGAGCTATACAACAGGATAGATTCCATAAATCCCGAGATCATAGAACTTAACGAGCAGAAAAGCTCTTTAAAGTATAAAATTGGTGATCTTAAGGAACATGTAAAAAAACTAAATGAATTAAAAAAACATATTAGCATCTTAGAAAATACACTTTTTATAAAACTCACCCACAAAAACATAGATCAAGAGATAAGACATTGGCAGGAGATTGGGGAAAAAATAAGAAACATAACACTCATCAATCAACAAATAAATACATTAGAAGAACAGATCTCACTTCACAAGAAAGCTCTAACAATTTTAGATGACCTGAAAAGGTATGGTCTGACTATAGAAAAGCAAGATGATATTTCGGCTACATTAGATAAGGAAGAACGAAGGATCTATGAATTAAAAAATACAATAGACAATAAAACCTTAGAAAAAAAGAGATTAGAAACAAAAATCGAAACCCTTTTAAAGGGAAGAATAGATCTTCCGGATGTACTAAAAAATTATCATGGTAGATTCTTATATAGAGAATTTAACGAAATCCCTATAGAAGAAAGCATTAGAATAGAATCTTCGTTGGGGGAACTAAAAAAAGCTGTCATATTCAAAGATGATATAGATAGTGATCTTTTAAGAGGGAAAGATCGGCTTTACTTCATTTCCGAAAAAGCACTTGAGAAGGTTGTACCTCCTGTATTGCAGGAGTATCAAGATGGTTTCCTGATGGAAGATTCCGATGGAATCTTAAGATACGAACCAAAACCTGAATTTCCCACAATAGGCGAGGTGTCCCGGAAAAAAACAGCTGAAGCTTTGAAGAAAGAGATAGAGTTACTGGAAGCAGATCTGAAAAATCTTCACAACGAACTGTTAGAACGAAAGCTGATAAAAGAGAAATTGACGAATTTAATAAGTATATACGAATACACAGAAAAAAAAGATCTTATCGAAAAATATGAACATTTGATCCGGGAAAGGGACTATTTAGAATCAAAGATTCAGATTTATAATAAAATCAAGGCAAGTCTTGACATCATTAAACAGTTGATATCATATTTTGGAAGAGATGATTATCTCCATGACCTTGAAGAAAGCCAGAGGTCATTTGATGAAATCACAAATAAAATAAAGGTATTGGAAAAATCTTCATCTGAACTAAAAACAGATTATGAAAAGAACACTGAAATAGAAAATCAAACAAAAGAAAAGATCGATCTTCTAAAAAGGGATATAAATAAACTGGAAGGGAAAAAAGAACAGCTTGAAACAAACTTCCCTTTAAAGGTTTTAAACGGTGAAATCGATTTCAATGTAAAAGATAGTTTAATTCTGGAAAAAGATGCTCTTATAGATAGACAGAATAGACTTACTAAAGTTCTTGACTCCTTAAAAGATGAAAAAAGAAAACTTGAATACCACCAGACAATAACAACCAACAAACTCAGAGACAATATCGAAAAGTTAAAATATATTGAGGATGTTACACTAAATTTAACAACTGAATTCTCTTTATATTTTAATAATAAAACTTTAGAACCTATAAACTACAATGTCAAAAAAGAAGAGTTTTACAAATTGAAAGGCGTGTTTGAAGAAAAGCTTTCCGAATTCTTGAGGAAAAACAAAAAAGATGAACCAACAATAACATATATAGAAGACAAGTTAAATGAATCGATCCTAAAAGTTTATCCATATTTTCAGTCTCTATCAAAGTTAGAGGATCAGCTTAATGAGTTGAGTAGAAAGCTTAAGGATATTGAAACGGAGATAAAATTGGCAATTGGAAATTTTAAGAATAATATAGATCAAAATATCTTGAAGATAAAAGGAAATTTACATTCTACCAATAAAGACCTCAGTGCAATAAAATTTGGGCGAATAAGAAGTATAAATATTTCAGTGAAGGAGCGGGAAGCATATTATAAACTTCAAAAAGTGTATGAAAATAACTCCATATTAAGTCTTTTAGAATCCGATTCTATAGAATACGATACTTTTGTCAAAGAACTTGCAAAAAATCTGGGGTATTCCAGAACTATCCCTACTGACGAAGATATCCTGGATTACAGAAATTATTTTGACATATTTATTGAGCTCAAAGACGAACATAATCAGACAAGAACCAAAGGCTTATCGAATGGAGAAAATTTAGGTACCAATATTCTCATTGTTCTTGCTATGCTCACAAGATTTATAGATGGAAGTATCAGCAACAAAGTATTACCTATACTTCTGGATGAGGCCGACAGATTAGACTCAGATTCCATCAAAACTTTATACGAAATAGCCGAAGAATGGGGGCTACAGATGATAGTGGCTTTACCTAATATCCCTAATTTCAACAAAGGGATCCATTATCAGCTCATTGCCCAGGACAACGGCATAGTAACTATCCACACGAGATTTGCAAAATGA
- a CDS encoding condensin complex protein MksE, with protein MNEKSLLTIFKEEREYFRRINFMLMNGVNILGDNMPKEYNFLEENFVQLAEYYNTLGYTLEKQDNFFYIRVLIKDRFTPISYFSKAETFTGMLLASKYFTSLENPQINTEALFEELKMLFSTENLYEIYVRKMSSFVESEKRLETIQDNYYKTLKELIFYNFIELKSGTLSRNENSLIEIKKPIKRFFDLALALYDKDEENIPIEDLLNIFIKDTEFVIDSDEQMDEE; from the coding sequence ATGAACGAAAAGAGCTTGCTAACGATATTTAAAGAAGAAAGGGAGTATTTTAGGAGAATAAACTTCATGCTGATGAACGGCGTCAATATCCTTGGGGATAATATGCCAAAAGAATATAATTTTTTGGAGGAAAATTTCGTTCAGCTTGCTGAATACTACAACACACTTGGCTATACCCTTGAAAAACAGGACAACTTCTTTTACATTAGAGTACTTATAAAAGATAGATTTACACCAATATCATATTTTTCAAAAGCAGAAACATTCACCGGAATGCTGCTTGCTTCAAAATATTTCACCTCCTTGGAAAACCCACAAATAAATACAGAAGCACTTTTTGAGGAGTTAAAAATGCTTTTTTCCACCGAAAATCTCTATGAGATTTACGTAAGGAAAATGAGCAGTTTTGTGGAATCTGAAAAGAGGCTTGAAACAATACAGGATAATTATTACAAGACATTAAAAGAATTGATATTTTACAATTTTATCGAACTAAAAAGCGGAACCCTTAGCAGAAATGAAAACTCGCTGATAGAGATCAAAAAACCGATAAAGCGCTTCTTTGATCTCGCATTAGCTCTATACGATAAAGACGAAGAAAATATCCCTATCGAAGACCTTTTAAATATATTCATAAAAGATACAGAATTTGTAATAGACTCAGATGAACAAATGGATGAAGAATGA
- a CDS encoding RrF2 family transcriptional regulator: protein MKITKASDYALRVVGFFATAEKNRYYMRNELSEICNVPDSFLGKILQNLVKSGILESERGKRGGFKMSKNPEEVTVYDIIRSVEGDVVINECLVEGNTCKISGNCKIHNILDQVRCNLINELKRFSISDLVR from the coding sequence ATGAAGATTACTAAAGCTTCTGATTATGCATTAAGGGTTGTGGGTTTTTTTGCCACTGCGGAAAAAAATAGATACTATATGAGAAATGAATTATCAGAGATATGCAATGTTCCGGACAGTTTCCTTGGTAAAATTTTGCAAAATTTAGTGAAATCAGGAATTTTGGAATCAGAAAGGGGTAAAAGAGGTGGGTTTAAAATGAGTAAAAACCCTGAAGAGGTTACAGTTTACGATATTATTAGATCAGTTGAAGGGGATGTAGTGATTAATGAATGTCTTGTGGAAGGGAATACATGTAAAATATCTGGTAATTGTAAAATTCACAATATCCTCGATCAGGTAAGATGCAATCTTATTAATGAGCTCAAAAGATTCAGCATTTCTGATCTTGTGAGATAA